A region from the Triticum urartu cultivar G1812 chromosome 1, Tu2.1, whole genome shotgun sequence genome encodes:
- the LOC125523182 gene encoding uncharacterized protein LOC125523182 isoform X2, which produces MEDCAATPVRRPADPSSPSPTPSPLSLRQWRPAAQRNLRNQWSRLLAAKTRWLDAAASGRSHAATLVNAYLSRSYMPGMDLGVLKDMPRIRDRASAKLTHKEVQCREMLLSAYKEMVCAMSDLVKASHAMRCFSKVSSGSPLVRFTDRQDDLNDLGDGGGAPVYRWISMLEFENLAKELVEMFVSELRLKRIGLGSGDSFPLPENWKADVLQARRPGHTPSHEVLQVYLTSWLANVNIKTSRIDEIFELVEEETQIKLR; this is translated from the exons ATGGAGGACTGTGCAGCCACCCCTGTTCGCCGCCCTGCCGACCCCTCTTCCCCATCCCCAACCCCATCTCCCTTATCTCTGCGCCAGTGGCGCCCAGCGGCGCAGCGCAACCTGCGCAACCAGTGGTCGCGCCTGCTTGCCGCCAAGACCCGGTGGCTGGACGCCGCCGCCAGCGGCCGCTCCCATGCCGCCACGCTCGTCAACGCCTACCTCTCCCGCAG TTACATGCCAGGGATGGATTTGGGGGTGCTCAAGGACATGCCCAGGATCCGCGACAGGGCGAGCGCCAAATTGACCCACAAGGAG GTGCAATGCCGCGAGATGCTTCTATCAGCCTACAAGGAGATG GTCTGTGCCATGTCCGACTTGGTTAAAGCTTCTCATGCCATGCGGTGTTTCTCCAAAGTATCTTCTGGTAGCCCACTAGTCCGATTTACTGATCGGCAGGATGATTTGAATGATTTAGGGGATGGTGGAGGAGCTCCAGTATACAGATGGATCTCCATGTTAGAATTTG AAAACCTCGCCAAAGAGCTTGTTGAGATGTTTGTTTCAGAGCTACGATTGAAG AGGATTGGCCTGGGGTCTGGAGACAGCTTCCCACTACCTGAGAATTGGAAGGCTGATGTCTTACAGGCACGGCGACCTGGACATACCCCATCCCATGAGGTTTTACAG GTTTATTTAACCTCTTGGCTTGCTAATGTGAACATCAAGACGAGTAG AATTGACGAAATATTTGAGCTTGTTGAGGAAGAGACGCAGATCAAATTGCGTTGA
- the LOC125523182 gene encoding uncharacterized protein LOC125523182 isoform X1, giving the protein MEDCAATPVRRPADPSSPSPTPSPLSLRQWRPAAQRNLRNQWSRLLAAKTRWLDAAASGRSHAATLVNAYLSRSYMPGMDLGVLKDMPRIRDRASAKLTHKEVQCREMLLSAYKEMVCAMSDLVKASHAMRCFSKVSSGSPLVRFTDRQDDLNDLGDGGGAPVYRWISMLEFENLAKELVEMFVSELRLKRLIVLDLLSINLKEGADPSLEWSDELYDGEFNEFQRIGLGSGDSFPLPENWKADVLQARRPGHTPSHEVLQVYLTSWLANVNIKTSRIDEIFELVEEETQIKLR; this is encoded by the exons ATGGAGGACTGTGCAGCCACCCCTGTTCGCCGCCCTGCCGACCCCTCTTCCCCATCCCCAACCCCATCTCCCTTATCTCTGCGCCAGTGGCGCCCAGCGGCGCAGCGCAACCTGCGCAACCAGTGGTCGCGCCTGCTTGCCGCCAAGACCCGGTGGCTGGACGCCGCCGCCAGCGGCCGCTCCCATGCCGCCACGCTCGTCAACGCCTACCTCTCCCGCAG TTACATGCCAGGGATGGATTTGGGGGTGCTCAAGGACATGCCCAGGATCCGCGACAGGGCGAGCGCCAAATTGACCCACAAGGAG GTGCAATGCCGCGAGATGCTTCTATCAGCCTACAAGGAGATG GTCTGTGCCATGTCCGACTTGGTTAAAGCTTCTCATGCCATGCGGTGTTTCTCCAAAGTATCTTCTGGTAGCCCACTAGTCCGATTTACTGATCGGCAGGATGATTTGAATGATTTAGGGGATGGTGGAGGAGCTCCAGTATACAGATGGATCTCCATGTTAGAATTTG AAAACCTCGCCAAAGAGCTTGTTGAGATGTTTGTTTCAGAGCTACGATTGAAG AGACTGATTGTCTTGGACCTCCTGTCAATTAACTTAAAAGAAGGTGCAGATCCTTCATTAGAATGGTCAGATGAGTTATATGACGGGGAATTCAACGAATTTCAGAGGATTGGCCTGGGGTCTGGAGACAGCTTCCCACTACCTGAGAATTGGAAGGCTGATGTCTTACAGGCACGGCGACCTGGACATACCCCATCCCATGAGGTTTTACAG GTTTATTTAACCTCTTGGCTTGCTAATGTGAACATCAAGACGAGTAG AATTGACGAAATATTTGAGCTTGTTGAGGAAGAGACGCAGATCAAATTGCGTTGA